One genomic segment of Marinitoga piezophila KA3 includes these proteins:
- a CDS encoding LCP family protein has translation MKYFMYFLGIIFSIMVIISMIYPFVKTYANIEKLPETYYFLVLGMDTTDVNEKVSRTDSILLVGVNTKKEKILVLPIPRDLLVTINNNTLRVNAIYVKYGAKELINLLENMFKVKISDYLVFDYGLFKEVGNLFAPVRIYVPKDMYYEDYHQNLHIDFKQGYNYLNGEELLYYARFRHDAMGDLGRIQRQKDVLFALMNAAKSSGMSKIIKSIDIVLKNTVNSFDFKKLFSLFLVSKNAEINFLNLPVEIVNDYVKLSSKNAEYMHQYLVKFEEPKENKKIWVTLINNMESFGLSFYTVTRNRWTNARGYLIEIVDILPNVDGIKHNKSYIFIKTPEYKEKILEEIRKRYKNETFEIVDIKGNEMVYFSLIKFLSNNYYNTLKSDAIILVGSNL, from the coding sequence ATGAAATATTTCATGTATTTTCTGGGAATTATTTTCTCTATCATGGTTATTATTTCCATGATATATCCTTTTGTAAAAACATATGCCAATATAGAAAAACTTCCTGAAACATATTATTTTTTAGTTCTTGGAATGGATACAACAGATGTTAATGAAAAGGTTTCAAGAACAGATTCTATATTGTTAGTTGGAGTAAATACAAAAAAAGAAAAAATACTGGTTTTACCTATTCCCAGAGATTTACTTGTTACTATAAATAACAACACTTTAAGAGTAAATGCAATATATGTAAAATACGGTGCTAAAGAATTAATAAATTTATTAGAAAATATGTTTAAGGTGAAAATATCTGATTATCTTGTTTTTGACTATGGTCTATTTAAAGAAGTCGGAAATCTATTTGCACCTGTAAGAATATACGTTCCAAAAGATATGTATTATGAAGATTATCATCAAAATTTGCATATAGACTTTAAACAGGGATATAACTATTTAAATGGAGAAGAGCTTTTATATTACGCTCGTTTTAGACATGATGCAATGGGGGATTTAGGGAGAATTCAAAGACAAAAGGACGTATTATTCGCCTTAATGAACGCAGCAAAAAGCTCAGGAATGTCAAAAATAATTAAATCCATTGATATAGTTTTAAAAAACACAGTAAATTCATTTGATTTTAAAAAATTATTCTCTCTGTTTCTGGTTTCAAAAAATGCAGAAATTAATTTTTTGAATTTGCCTGTTGAAATCGTTAATGATTACGTAAAGCTTTCTTCCAAAAATGCAGAATATATGCATCAATACCTTGTAAAATTTGAAGAACCAAAAGAAAATAAGAAAATATGGGTAACATTAATAAACAACATGGAAAGTTTTGGTTTAAGTTTTTATACTGTAACCAGAAACAGATGGACAAATGCGCGTGGATATTTAATTGAAATAGTAGATATACTTCCAAATGTCGATGGAATAAAACATAATAAATCATACATATTTATAAAAACTCCGGAATACAAGGAAAAGATATTAGAAGAAATACGCAAAAGATATAAAAATGAAACCTTTGAAATTGTTGATATAAAAGGAAATGAGATGGTGTATTTTTCTCTGATAAAATTTTTAAGCAATAATTACTATAACACTTTAAAATCAGATGCTATTATATTAGTGGGGAGTAATTTATGA
- a CDS encoding class I SAM-dependent rRNA methyltransferase, with amino-acid sequence MIVVTLKKGKEKKIKNGYLWIFKDEISEITGEKKDGELCNVFSKDFEYIGKGFFSNSSNIAVKILTLKDENIDKNFFLNKFKTALLIRKGYGDSYRFFHAEADGIPGIIIDKYEKFLVIQFRNKGVENFKNEIIDALIDLFGNEIKGIYERSDFETSSKENLERNVGLLYGENPPDRFTIEEEGIKYIVDIKNGQKTGFFFDQRKNRIYIRQYSKDATGFDGYSYTGGFALNMAVFGAKRVVAVDKDEYAIELLKENAKLNGVEDKIEAIYGDVEKYLENTDYKFNLMMLDPPSLIKKKTERHKGVQIFKRISRSGILKLEDNGILSVCSCAYQADIDLLVESLRRSVEFEGIRLNAIDIITQSNDHPWILQIPESLYLKCMWIRILR; translated from the coding sequence ATGATAGTAGTGACTTTAAAAAAAGGAAAAGAAAAAAAGATTAAAAATGGATATTTATGGATTTTTAAAGATGAAATTTCCGAAATCACCGGTGAAAAAAAAGACGGTGAATTGTGCAATGTTTTTTCAAAAGATTTTGAATATATAGGAAAAGGATTTTTTTCAAATAGCTCAAATATTGCTGTAAAAATCTTAACCTTAAAAGATGAAAATATAGATAAAAATTTCTTCTTAAATAAATTCAAAACCGCATTATTAATAAGAAAAGGATATGGAGATTCATATCGTTTTTTCCATGCAGAAGCTGATGGAATTCCTGGAATAATAATAGATAAATATGAAAAATTTCTTGTAATTCAGTTTAGAAATAAAGGTGTAGAAAATTTCAAAAATGAAATTATAGATGCATTGATTGACTTATTTGGAAATGAAATTAAAGGAATATATGAAAGAAGTGATTTTGAAACATCTTCAAAAGAAAATCTTGAAAGAAATGTGGGTCTTTTATATGGAGAAAATCCACCAGATAGATTTACTATTGAAGAAGAAGGTATAAAATATATTGTCGATATAAAAAATGGCCAAAAAACTGGTTTTTTCTTCGATCAAAGAAAAAATAGAATATATATAAGACAATATTCAAAAGATGCTACAGGATTTGACGGATATTCATATACAGGTGGTTTTGCATTAAACATGGCTGTTTTTGGCGCAAAACGCGTTGTTGCTGTTGATAAAGATGAATACGCTATTGAATTATTAAAGGAAAATGCAAAATTGAATGGTGTAGAAGATAAAATCGAAGCAATATATGGAGATGTAGAAAAATATCTTGAAAATACAGATTATAAATTTAATCTTATGATGTTAGACCCACCATCTTTAATAAAAAAGAAAACTGAAAGGCATAAAGGCGTTCAAATATTCAAACGAATATCTCGATCCGGTATTCTAAAACTCGAAGATAATGGCATATTAAGCGTATGTAGCTGCGCCTATCAGGCAGATATAGATTTGTTGGTAGAATCTTTAAGAAGAAGTGTTGAATTTGAAGGAATTAGATTAAATGCAATAGATATCATTACTCAATCTAACGATCATCCATGGATACTTCAAATACCTGAAAGCTTATATTTGAAATGTATGTGGATAAGAATTTTGAGGTGA
- a CDS encoding cob(I)yrinic acid a,c-diamide adenosyltransferase, which yields MSISTGGGDKGQTSLWSGERVDKDDARVEAYGTIDELSSFLGEAKHYVKSYKVKDIIHKVQDNLFRVAGELASESKLFVQPITKEDVDEITKLVHYFEDAVQLKGFVIPGTTIQSAKLDICRTIARRAERRIITLSKKNKVNEYLIKYVNRLSDLLFIMARFEEYIEDKIEYKKW from the coding sequence ATGTCAATTAGCACTGGCGGTGGAGATAAAGGTCAAACAAGTTTATGGTCTGGCGAAAGAGTAGACAAAGATGATGCCAGGGTTGAAGCATACGGAACTATTGATGAATTATCATCTTTTTTAGGAGAAGCAAAACATTATGTAAAATCCTATAAAGTAAAAGATATTATCCACAAAGTTCAAGATAACCTTTTCAGGGTTGCAGGAGAACTTGCATCTGAAAGCAAACTTTTTGTTCAACCAATAACAAAAGAAGATGTAGATGAAATCACAAAACTTGTCCATTATTTTGAAGATGCAGTGCAATTAAAAGGCTTTGTTATACCTGGAACAACTATACAATCAGCAAAACTTGACATTTGTAGAACTATAGCAAGGCGTGCAGAAAGAAGAATAATAACTCTTTCTAAAAAAAATAAAGTAAATGAATACCTTATAAAATACGTAAATAGATTATCTGATCTTTTATTTATTATGGCAAGATTTGAAGAATACATCGAAGATAAAATCGAATATAAAAAGTGGTGA
- the yqeK gene encoding bis(5'-nucleosyl)-tetraphosphatase (symmetrical) YqeK, whose protein sequence is METIKEEIKELLNKLVSPYRLKHIMGVAYMSKILANLYGVSELKAEIAAFGHDLFRDVKPYRFLNMAKSYGLELSKVEVKNPILLHGKIAAEFLKKKYNICNDIYEAIYFHTSGCKCFNTNIIGKILFISDSIEPTRNYENVEYLRELAKRDIEKAYIEILKNKIIYAIEKKHLLLYETVEAWNYNIMEVE, encoded by the coding sequence TTGGAAACAATAAAAGAAGAAATAAAAGAACTATTAAATAAACTCGTAAGCCCTTATAGATTAAAACATATTATGGGTGTAGCATATATGTCAAAAATACTCGCAAATCTATATGGTGTATCTGAATTAAAAGCTGAAATAGCCGCCTTTGGGCATGACCTTTTTAGGGATGTGAAACCTTATCGTTTCTTAAATATGGCAAAAAGTTATGGATTGGAACTCTCCAAGGTAGAAGTCAAAAATCCAATATTATTGCATGGAAAAATAGCCGCTGAATTCTTGAAAAAAAAATATAATATTTGTAATGATATTTATGAGGCTATATATTTTCATACAAGTGGCTGTAAATGCTTTAATACAAATATAATTGGAAAGATATTATTTATTTCAGATTCAATTGAACCTACAAGGAATTATGAAAATGTTGAGTATTTGAGAGAATTAGCAAAAAGAGATATTGAAAAAGCTTATATAGAAATATTAAAAAATAAAATAATTTATGCTATTGAAAAAAAACATTTATTGCTGTATGAAACTGTTGAAGCATGGAATTATAATATTATGGAGGTGGAGTAA
- a CDS encoding DUF503 domain-containing protein — MRVLLAYYQIRLFDVHSLKEKRSIVKRLINKLRKKFNLAITESDFHDNKQLLEISIVTLSKDKDFLISFFETIEEEIETEGFTLYSSEFEIL; from the coding sequence ATGAGAGTTTTATTGGCATATTATCAAATTAGATTATTTGATGTACATTCATTAAAAGAAAAAAGAAGCATTGTAAAACGACTTATAAATAAACTGAGAAAAAAATTTAATCTTGCAATAACTGAAAGCGATTTCCATGACAATAAACAATTGCTTGAAATATCTATAGTTACGCTTTCCAAAGATAAAGATTTCCTTATATCCTTTTTTGAAACCATAGAAGAAGAAATAGAAACAGAAGGTTTTACACTTTATTCTTCAGAATTTGAAATTTTATGA
- the ndk gene encoding nucleoside-diphosphate kinase, producing the protein MVEREFIFLKPNTIRRGLTGEVISRLERRGIKIIALKMIQFTREQAEKLYEEHKDKPFYNELIDFVLSGPSVVMVVEGPRVIEMVRHIIGATDPLKASPGSIRGEFGMSVTKNIVHASDSPEKAEREMKIFFSEEEILNYRLDVQGDL; encoded by the coding sequence ATGGTAGAAAGAGAATTTATTTTTTTGAAACCCAACACTATAAGAAGAGGATTAACAGGAGAAGTTATCAGTAGATTGGAAAGAAGAGGAATAAAGATTATTGCCTTAAAAATGATACAGTTTACAAGAGAACAGGCTGAAAAACTATATGAAGAACACAAAGATAAACCTTTTTATAATGAGTTAATTGATTTTGTATTATCTGGTCCTTCTGTTGTTATGGTAGTAGAAGGACCAAGAGTTATAGAAATGGTAAGACACATAATAGGTGCAACAGATCCATTAAAAGCTTCTCCAGGAAGTATAAGAGGAGAATTTGGAATGAGTGTTACAAAAAATATTGTTCATGCTTCAGACTCACCAGAAAAAGCAGAAAGAGAAATGAAAATCTTCTTCAGTGAAGAGGAAATTTTAAACTATAGATTGGATGTGCAGGGCGATTTATGA
- a CDS encoding thioredoxin family protein: MIKAMYFANKTCRTCKALWPKVEALMAENNIEVEYVDIDEKMEVAGQMLVFSVPTLVFVDEDNKEITRFYRNFGMHEVQAFVDRYMEIINS, translated from the coding sequence ATGATAAAAGCTATGTACTTTGCAAACAAAACATGCAGAACATGTAAGGCATTATGGCCAAAGGTCGAAGCTTTAATGGCAGAAAACAATATTGAAGTAGAATATGTGGATATTGATGAAAAAATGGAAGTCGCAGGTCAAATGCTTGTTTTCTCTGTACCAACACTTGTATTTGTTGATGAGGATAATAAAGAAATTACACGTTTCTATAGAAACTTTGGTATGCATGAAGTTCAGGCATTTGTAGACAGATATATGGAAATAATAAACTCATAA
- a CDS encoding ABC transporter ATP-binding protein — MVNNIIEIKNISYSYDGNHNVLENINFSIPENSYFGIYGHSGSGKSTLLFLIGNLLKIQTGTIEYNFEFHKKKIGFVFQFFNLINELTIFENARLAQLIRVKKENKNEIMDYANLLGIESIINKYPHEISGGEQQRASILRAIVGDTKIILADEPTGSLDLKNKEIVFNLFKELKNIGKTIVVVSHESKLLQYCDYSIKLENGKIKETGGI; from the coding sequence ATGGTGAATAATATTATTGAGATAAAAAATATTTCATATTCATATGATGGAAATCATAATGTTTTAGAAAATATAAATTTTTCAATTCCGGAAAATTCATATTTCGGCATTTATGGTCATTCTGGAAGCGGGAAAAGCACTTTATTATTTTTAATTGGAAACTTATTAAAAATTCAAACTGGAACAATTGAATATAATTTTGAATTTCATAAGAAAAAAATTGGTTTTGTTTTTCAATTTTTCAATTTAATAAACGAGCTCACTATTTTTGAAAATGCCAGATTAGCTCAATTAATACGCGTAAAAAAAGAAAATAAAAATGAAATTATGGATTATGCTAATTTATTAGGAATAGAATCAATTATAAATAAATATCCTCATGAAATATCTGGTGGTGAACAACAAAGAGCCAGTATTTTAAGAGCCATTGTTGGTGATACAAAAATAATTTTAGCAGATGAACCAACAGGAAGTTTAGACCTAAAAAACAAAGAAATTGTTTTTAACCTTTTTAAAGAGTTAAAAAATATCGGCAAAACAATTGTTGTTGTTTCTCACGAATCAAAACTTCTTCAATACTGTGATTATTCAATAAAATTAGAAAATGGTAAAATCAAGGAGACAGGGGGGATTTAA
- a CDS encoding ABC transporter permease translates to MKEIVILIKGFLKKNRKHFLFPFLSILIGVWGMIVVISVIKGFDVLLIRSITSFNPHITIFQQYNKKIPEEISRIKFSTYQGFFNIYGKKIGASLMEVDDITIFKKLLVKGSFEKAVIGNALAQNLNIDIGDNLNLIYTDDSGNIKMKILKVSGIFKSGIYIVDSAFILQESTKKSYNYIGIYLKNPEKAQEIKSKYLNGILSTTWEEQNENFAKAVEMDSYFAMLITFFVVFMSGFSISNSVMYSIFVRKREIGILKSLGMGKQKIAMVFIGESMIIALVGFVFGSILSIITVKILENVNIPIPQNIFYIDKIPFYLSSTDIILAFIFITLLSFTFSFISSRKLLSFDIVEVLHGE, encoded by the coding sequence ATGAAAGAAATAGTTATACTTATTAAAGGATTTTTGAAAAAAAACAGGAAACATTTCTTGTTTCCTTTTTTATCCATTTTGATAGGTGTTTGGGGAATGATTGTTGTTATATCTGTAATAAAAGGTTTTGATGTTTTGTTAATAAGGTCTATTACCTCTTTTAATCCACACATCACCATTTTTCAACAATATAACAAAAAAATTCCTGAAGAAATTTCAAGAATAAAATTTTCCACATATCAGGGTTTTTTTAATATTTACGGTAAAAAAATCGGCGCAAGTTTAATGGAAGTAGATGATATAACAATATTTAAAAAGTTATTGGTAAAAGGTTCCTTTGAAAAAGCAGTAATAGGAAATGCTTTAGCTCAAAATTTAAATATAGATATTGGGGACAATTTAAATCTTATATATACAGATGACTCTGGAAATATTAAGATGAAAATACTAAAAGTTTCTGGAATATTCAAATCAGGAATATACATTGTAGATTCTGCTTTCATTTTACAAGAATCAACTAAAAAATCTTATAATTATATAGGTATCTACTTAAAAAATCCAGAAAAAGCTCAGGAAATTAAAAGTAAATATTTAAATGGAATCTTATCTACAACCTGGGAAGAGCAAAATGAAAATTTTGCCAAAGCCGTTGAAATGGATTCATATTTTGCAATGTTAATTACCTTTTTTGTAGTTTTTATGAGCGGATTTAGCATTTCAAATTCTGTTATGTACTCTATTTTTGTTAGAAAAAGAGAAATTGGAATTTTAAAATCGCTTGGTATGGGAAAACAAAAAATAGCTATGGTTTTTATTGGAGAAAGTATGATAATTGCTCTTGTAGGATTTGTTTTTGGAAGCATCTTATCAATAATTACAGTAAAAATACTTGAAAATGTTAATATTCCTATACCACAAAATATCTTCTATATCGATAAAATCCCATTTTATTTATCCTCAACAGATATAATATTAGCCTTTATATTTATCACATTATTATCTTTTACTTTTTCTTTTATTTCATCTCGAAAGCTTCTTTCTTTTGATATTGTAGAGGTGCTTCATGGTGAATAA
- a CDS encoding metal-dependent hydrolase, with amino-acid sequence MKVTFIGHATVLIEGSKKFIIDPFLNDNPQSTLKVDDVKELDYILVTHGHLDHLGNTVELAKKTGAVVISNFEICEYLGSKGVKNIHPMHIGGRKQFDFGSLKMTPALHGSGIIEGDKIIYGGNPGGFIVEIDGKKIYHAGDTGLTKDMELLELENIDIAFLPIGGNFVMDVEDAVIATKMIKPKVVVPFHYNTWDIISADPQAFKTKVESLGVNCEILKPGEYIEF; translated from the coding sequence ATGAAAGTAACTTTTATCGGGCATGCTACAGTATTAATAGAAGGAAGCAAAAAGTTTATTATTGACCCTTTTCTCAATGACAATCCACAATCAACACTAAAAGTTGACGATGTAAAAGAATTAGATTATATTCTTGTAACGCATGGTCATTTAGATCATCTTGGAAATACAGTAGAGCTTGCGAAAAAAACTGGAGCAGTTGTAATATCAAACTTTGAAATTTGTGAATATCTTGGTTCAAAAGGAGTAAAAAATATACACCCAATGCATATAGGAGGAAGAAAACAATTTGATTTTGGTTCATTAAAAATGACCCCTGCTTTACATGGTTCTGGAATTATAGAAGGAGATAAAATAATATATGGTGGTAATCCTGGAGGATTTATTGTAGAAATAGATGGAAAAAAGATTTATCATGCTGGTGATACAGGATTAACTAAAGATATGGAATTATTGGAACTTGAAAATATTGATATTGCATTCTTACCTATTGGCGGAAATTTCGTAATGGATGTTGAAGATGCAGTAATTGCAACAAAGATGATAAAACCAAAAGTAGTAGTTCCATTCCATTATAATACATGGGATATTATCAGTGCTGATCCACAGGCATTTAAAACAAAAGTAGAAAGTCTCGGAGTAAATTGTGAAATTTTAAAACCAGGAGAATATATTGAATTTTAA